The nucleotide sequence GGAGCTGCTGGAGCACGACGGGCGCATGGCCGAACTGGCCGCCTGGTACGAGGACTCCGCCGCGCAGGAGTCGGACACGGGACGCCGTGCGCTGCTGCTGCGCCGCGCCGCCACGCTCTACCGGGATCGCGCGGGCCGTCCCGAGGCCGCTGCCGCCGCGCTGCTCGCCGCGCGTGCCGCTGAGCCGGATGATCTGGAGCTCACCGCTCAGGCCTCCGACCTGCTCCACGAGGTGGGCCGCAGCGAGGACGCGGCGGAGTTCGACGCGCTCCTGCTGGAAGCCGATCCGTTCCGCGAGCCTGTCTTCACCCGCCACCGGGACTTCCTGGTCGAGACGGCGGACCCCCAGTCGCTCGCGGCGCTGATGCTGCGCCGGGCAGAGCGTCAGCAGCCCGCGGAGGCTGCCGAGAGCTACCTCATTGCCGCCCAGGCGTTCCGCGACGCGGGCGCCCGGGAGCGCGCGCTCCTGTGCGAGGACCGGGCCTTCGAGCTGGCTCCCTCCAACACCCAGGCCTTCGAGCTGCTGCGTGAGCGGATGTCCGGAGACGTGCGCCGCTTGGCGGAGCTGCTGGCCCAGCGCGCTGCCGCCGTGTCTTCCGAGCAGGCGCTGCCGCTGCTGCGCGAGCGTGCCAACCGCCTGCTGCAGGCCGGTGAGTCGCTCCTGGCCGCCGAGGCCTTCGATGCGTACCTGGCCCAGGCCGGTGAGGACGTGGAGGCTCTGTCCGCGCGCGCCGAGCTGGCGGCTCAGGGCGGTGGTCCGATCGCGGCCCAGCCTTACGATCGGCGGTTGCTGGCCGTAGAGGCCTCGCTGCCCGTGCCCCTGCGCGCGCAGACCTGGCTTCGGCTGGGGCATGCCTCGCTCGCCTCGGGCGCGTACCGGGACGCGGCGGATGCCTACGAGGCCGTGGTCTCGCTGGACCCCGAGGGCGAGCGCGGCAGGGAGGCGCTGTCGCTGCTGACGGAGGCGTACTCGCGCACGGGCGACACCGAGGGCCTCTATCGCACGTCGCTCCTGCTCGCGCGCAAGGCCGAGGGGCCGACGGCCGAGGTCCTCTACCGCCGTGCCGCGGACCTCTTCGATGATCCGAAGGCGGCCATCGACGCGCTGCTGCCGCTGACGCGCATTCGCCCGGCGGACTCCACCCTCATCGATCGCGCGGTGGAAGGCCTGCGTGCCCTGGGCCGTCACTCGGAGCTGCTCGACGTCTACGAGGCCGGTGCCACGGCGGCGGGAGGCTCTCGCGCCGCGGAGCTGCTGCTGGCCGCCGCGAACGTGGCCGACACCGAGCTGTCCGAGCCCGAGCGCGCCTGGACGCTGCTGCTGCGGGCCGCGGAGGCAGACCCCTCGAACGAGGCGGCGCTGCGCAAGCTCGTGGAGGGCCTGCGCCAGCGCGGTGACAACGCGCGCCTGCTGGAGGCCCTGCAGCGGCTGGTCGAGAAGACGAAGGACTCGGACGAGGCCTCGCTGATGAGGCTGGAGATCGCCTCGCTTGCTCGCGCTGCCGGTCAGGACGAGCTCGCCCGCGACATGCTGGAGGCGGTGGTGGAGCGGGGCGCCTCGGGCTCTGGCTATGGCGACGCGCTCGAGGGGCTGGAGCCGCTGCTGGAGGACATGCCCTCCCGCCGCGCAGAGGTCCGTGCGGCCCGGGCCGAGCTCGCCGAGGGCGCGGCTCAGGCGGAGCTGCTCGTCCTGGCGGCGACGGACTTCGAGACCGCGGGCCGGATTCCTGATGCGGTGAAGGCGGCGAAGGCTGCCGCGGCCCTCGCGCCCGAGGTGCCCACCCTGCGGTTGCTGGCGCAGCTGTACCGCACCTCGGGAGAGACTCCGCGCGCGGCCAAGGCCCTGCTGCTGGCGGTTCGTGCCGCCACGGCCGAGGAGAAGCCCCAGTTGCTGCTGGAGGCCGCCGAGCTCTGGGAGCAGGCCGGAGAGAAGGCCGAGGCCCTGGAGGTCACCGAGCGCATTGCCTCCGAGACACCGGGGGCGCAGACGCCCGCCGAGCTGGCCGAGCGCTTCCTGCGGCTCGGGGCTCCGGCCCGGGCGGTCGCCGTGGGCTTCGGGCCCGCGATGAAGGCGGGAGAGTCCGCGCAAGCTCTGGCCCTGGCGGACAAGGCAGGGGACTCGGCGCGCGTGCGCGAGGCGCTCTGGGCGCTCGTGGCGGCGCCAGAGGTGGCTGCCTCGCACGTGGACAGACTCGTGGAGGCGTTGCGCGCCGAGGACGAGCGCGAAGGGCTGCTGCGGCTGGCGGACCTCCGCGCCGAGCGCGACGACGAGCTCGCGGTCACGCTGCGAGGAGAGGTGCTCGATGCGGAGCAGGCACCTGTGGAACTGCGCCTGAGCGCTTTCGACGCGCTGGCCTCGGGCCCGGACTTCGACACCCGGCTCACGAGTCTGCTGCCAGGAATCGGCAAGCTGCCGGAGAAGCTCTCCGAGGCGGTGCTCGTCCGAGTCCGGGTGCTGCCCACCGAGGAGAAGCTCGAGGCGCTGGGCGCCGTGGCGGAGGGCTGGCCGGAGCGCCGTGCGGCCTTCCTGCGCGAGCGCCTCCAGTTGGAGCGTGTCGAAAACCGCAACGAGGATGCCGAGCACACCCTGTCCCAGCTTGTCGAGGGCGAGACGGACACTTCGGCGCGCGTGGCCCTGCGGCTGGAGCTGGGCGAACTGCTGCTGACGAACGCCCGGAAGGCGCGGGCGCGGGACATCTTCGAGCGCACCCTGGCGGAGGACGCCACGTGCCTGCCGGCGGTGAAGCACCTGCTGGCGCTCTACAACGAGAAGGATGACGCCGAGGCCTTCGTTCAGCTGGCCGGGCGCCTGGAGTCCCTGGCGGGCGCCGAGGCGGTGGAGCCCTACCGCGAGCGCATGGCAGATGCCTACGAGGCACTCCAGCGGCCGGGAGACGCGGCGGCCCAGCTCGTGCTGTTGCCCGAGACGCCCGAGCGGCTCCAGCGGCGCGTGCGGCTGGCGGTGGATCGCGGCCTCACGGGCGAGGCGCTGCAGCTGCGCGAGCGGCTGACGGAAGAGCCCTCGGTGCTGGAGTCCATCCTCCGGGGTTACCTGGACGCGCAGCTCATCCCGTTCGCGGTGAAGCTGGCCGAGCGGCTCCTGTCGCGGGAGGCCCTCTCGCTCGAGGCCACGCGCCTGGTGGCCGAGCGGCTCGCTCCCTCGCACGAGGGCGCCAGTCTGGCCGTGCGCCTGTGGCCGGGGCTGCTGAAGGAAAAGACCATCGATATCGATGGGTGGACGCTGTACGCGGAGGCCCTGCGTCAGCTTGGCCGGAACGAGGCCGCCGAGCGCGTGGATGGCATCGCCGCGGCGCTGTCCGCCAGCGAGTCGCCTGCTCCCTCGGCGCACGTCATGCCGTTGCCCCCGCCGGGTACCTTCCGCCACCCCACGCCCTCGGGCGCGGTGCCTGTGACGGAGGAGACGCTGCCCCGGCTGTACGCAGCGCTCCGGCCCACGCTGAAGAAGCTGGGCGCGGGCAACCCGCAGCTGCTGCTGGATCCTTCGGGAGGGGTGGAGGCGTACCTCGCCAGCCCGGACGAGCTGGTGCTGGGAGCAGGGGCTCTGGGGTGCTTCGGCCCGGTGGAGCTGAGCTACCTTTGCGCGCTGGCGCTGAGCTTCGGCGAGAAGGGCATTGCGCTCGTGAAGCCGGGCTCGGCCGAGGGTCTGGAGCAGGCGGCGGTGGAGGCCTTCCGCGCGGTGCCAGCCTCGCTGGCCGCGGGGCGGGTGCTGGCGCGGCTGGACCCGGACATGCGCGGCGGAGACCCGAGCGACGTGGACGAGGGGGCGGTGCTGTCCGCCAACCCGGCCTTCCGCGCGGTGGCCCTCACGGTGCTCGAGCTCGTGTAGGCTGCGCGCTCGCATGCACCTCCGACGACTTGTCCTCGCATCCTCCCCGGTCCTGGCGCTGGTGGCCGTGGCCTGCTTCTCCGACCCGGTGTACCCCGGCGATCAAGTGCTGGGGACGTTCCGGTTCGATGCCACGATTGACCGCAATCGCACCACGTGCACGGGGCAGCCGGGCGAGCCCGTGAACCTCGGTGACGGAGGCTTCATTCGTTTCGAGGGCACGTACTCGCGCGAGCTGGACGGCGGCAAGGGCTTCTTCACGGTGCAGGGCTTCTCGCGCTCGGCGCAGTACGAGGGCCAGCGGGTGGTGTCCACGCACGAGGTGGCGGCGGCCTTCCAGAACTGCGGCTCGGGCTGCTCGGGCTCGAAGGTGGCGGAGACGCTGGACACGGTCCTCCTGAGCAACAGCCAGGACGAGCTGGTGGGCCGCAGGTGCTCGGGGCTGCAGGCGGACGGAGGCGTGCCAGAGGACGGAGGCGCTCAGCCGCCGGGCCCCACGCCCAACGGATATGACGCGCAGCGCGCGTGCGGGACCTTGACGGATGACTTCATCCCCGGCACGAGCAACTGCACGTGCACCAAGCCCTGCAAGGCTGTGTACACGGTGGAAGGCATCAAGGTGAACTGATGAAGAAGGCTGTGGTGTTGTTGTCGGGAGGGTTGGACTCCACCACCTGTCTGGCGATGGCGAAGGCGGCGGGCTTCGAGCCGGTCTGCCTCGGCATTGCGTACGGACAGCGCCACGCGGTGGAGCTGGAGCGGGCGCGCAAGGTGGTCGCCAGCATGGGCGTGAGGGACTTCCGCGTGGTGAACATCGACCTGCGCAGCGTGGGCGGCTCGGCACTGACGGCGGACATCCCGGTGCCCAAGGACCGGCCCGAGAAGGAGATGTCGCACGGCATCCCGGTGACGTACGTGCCGGCGCGCAACACGCTCTTCCTCTCGCTGGCGCTGGGGCTCGCGGAGGTGGTGGGGGCGCAGGATCTCTACATTGGCGTGAATGCGGTGGACTACAGCGGTTACCCGGACTGCCGGCCGGAGTTCATCCGGGCCTTCGAGACGCTGGCGAACCTGGCGACGAAGGCGGGCGTGGAGGGTGCGCGCTTCCACATCCACGCGCCGCTGTCGGGGATGACGAAGGCGGAGATCATCCACGAGGGCGTTCGGCTGGGCGTAGACTACGGGATGACACACTCGTGCTACGACCCGGACACCCAGGGCCGCGCTTGTGGGCGCTGCGACAGCTGCCTGCTGCGCAAGAAGGGCTTCGAGGACGCGGGAGTCCCGGATCCAACTGCGTACACGACGGAGGGGAAGTGACATGCTGCCTGCGGCGAAGCTGGTGGTGACGCTGTGGCTGTCCGCGGGCGAGCCGGCGGTGGTGGACGCCACGGAGGTGATTCCGGATCTCGTGGTGGACCTGCGCTACGCCACGGAGGACAACTTCCTGAAGCGGGCTGTGTACCCGGCGGACGCGCGCTGCATGCTGCTGAAGGACACGGTGCAGCGGCTGAAGAAGGCGGCGGACACGCTGCGGCCCCAGGGCTACCGGCTGAAGGTCTACGACTGCTACCGTCCGCGCGCCGTGCAGTACGAGATGTGGAAGATCATGCCCCAGCCCGGCTACGTGGCGAATCCGAAGTTCGGCTCGAACCACAACCGGGGTGCGGCGGTGGACCTGACGATGGTCACCACCGAGGGCGGCGACGTAGAGATGCCCACGAAGTTCGACGACTTCACCCCCGCGGCGCACCACGGCTACAAGGGCGGCACGGAGGCCTCGCGCAAGCACCGGGAGATTCTCCGCGAGGCCATGGAGGGCGTCGGCTTCAAGCGCAACCAGATGGAGTGGTGGCACTACGACTTGCCGAACGCCAAGAAGCTGCCCGTGCTGGACGTGCCCTTCACCAAGCCCCAGTGAGGAGCGCCCCTCACTCCGAATAGCAAAAGGCCCCAGGCTCGCGAGAACCCGGGGCCTTTCTCTTTCACAGCAACGGCTGGGGCGCGCTTACTGCGCGGAGGACGGGGTGGACGCCGGCGTGCCGCCGCCGATGAAGCCCATGTAGCCCAGCTTGTTCGGCGAGCACTTGCCCGGCGAGCCCACCTTGTTGGGCGTCGAGTTGTCCAGCAGCGCCTTGGCCACGTCGTTCGGCGAGGCGTTCGGGTGGGCGCCCAGGTAGAGCGCCGCCATGCCCGCCACGTGCGGAGTGGCCATGGACGTGCCGCTGATCGTCTTGTTGTCCGCGTCGCCCGTGTTCCACGACGAGGTGATGTTGTGGCCCGGCGCGAAGATGTCCACGCAGCCGCCAAAGTTGGAGAAAGTGGCCCGCGTGTCGTCCTTCGTTGTCGCGCCCACGGTGATGGCCTCGGCCGTGCGCGACGGCGAGGTGTTGCACGCGTCCTTGTTGTCGTTGCCCGCCGCCAGCGCGTACACCACGCCTGCGGCCACGGACCGGCGAACCGCGTCATCCAGCGCCCGGTCCGCGCCGCCACCCAGGCTCATGTTGGCCACCGCGGGCAGCTGCCGGTTGCTCGTCACCCAGTCGATGCCCGCAACCACGCCGGCCGTCGAGCCCGAGCCCGAGCAGCTCAGCACGCGCACCGCGTGCAGCAGCACGTTCTTCGCCACGCCGAAGGTGCTGCCACCCACCGTGCCCGCCACGTGCGTGCCGTGGCCGTTGCAGTCGTTGCCCTTCTGCCCGTCGCCGATGGCGTCGTAGCCCACGTCCGCGCGCCCGCCGAACTCGCTGTGCGAGATGCGGATGCCCGTGTCGATGATGTACGCGTGCACGCCCTTGCCCTGGGCCGCGGACGTGTACTTCGTGTCCAGCGGCAGGTCGCGCTGATCAATCCGGTCCAGGCCCCACGTGGCGTTCGACTGCGTGTCGAACACCGTCAGCACCTGGTTCTCCTGCACGTACGCCACCTCGCCGTCGGTGGACATGGCCTGGGCCTGGGCCTCGGTCATCTTGCTGGCGAAGCCACGCAGCGCGTTCTCGTACGTGGCGAACGAAGTGCCGCCGTACTTGCCCGTGAGCTGCTGCGCCAGCGGCGCCACCGGCTTCGGCTGCACGCCCGGCGCCGGATCCTTCAGCACCACCACGTACTCGCCGGAGATGGGCTTGTCGACCTTGACGAACTTCTCCTGCGCGGCCTGCGCCGCCGTCAGCGTCACGCCACTGGGGCAGTCGCCCGGCGGTTTTCCGTCGTCTGGAGGCGTCGGCGACTTCGGGCATGCCGTCAGCAGGGATACGGCCATGCAGGACACAGCCAGCTTCGCTACGGTGAAGACTCTCATCAGTCACCTCGTTTCACTGCGAATTACAGGTTTTCCACTCTAAGAGATGTTGCTGACATCCTCGCTCTGACGGAGGACGCGTCAGAAGAACGGGGGTTCACCACTGAACGCAATCGGACAGTGGGAGGTGTGTGGAGGTGATCGTCGCTGCCCCCCGGCGATGGACTAAAGAGTTAGACATGGCTGCTGTCCCCGAGAGTTCCCTGCGCCGAGGCGCGGAGGTCCGTTGCCCGGCCTGTCTCCGTTTCAAGGCTCCGCACGGGATGTGTCCCACGTGCGGCTGTGGTGAGGTGCCCTTGGAGCGCCATGGCGCCGCGCGCACGTTGCTTCAGGCCGGTGTGGATCGCTTCGCCCTGGCGCAGCGGGTGGCCGCGCTGGAGCCTGGGCAAGCGGAGTGGATGGAGCAGCAGTACGCCGCGCAGTGGGAGAAGGCCTGGCCGCTGCTCGAGGACGTGCGCCGCTGCGAGGAGCACCTGCTCCAGAAGGGCTTCGTCGAGGACGCGGTGGAGCAGCTGGCTGCGCTCATACCCGGAGGGCTGAGGCTGGTGTCACCGGAGGGCGGCCCTCTCGAGCACCCCGAGACGCTGGAGGGCCTGTTCGCCAAGGGCGCCTCGTGGGAGGTGCGGCAGCTGGCCGGGCTCGCGCTGGTGCACCAGGGCAAGGTCTCCCAAGAACTCTCCTATCTGGTGCGCTCGTGCCTGAGCGACGACCGGGAACGGATCCGTGTGGAGACCGCGCTCGCCGTGTCCCGCTGGCGGGTGTTCGAGTGGATCCGGATTGGGGTGAAGGGCTGGGAGCAGGTGCGGGAGATCGCGCGCCGCGCCATGGCTCAGCCGGAGCTGACTGCCCGGGCCGCGGTGGCGTGGGCGCGGGCGTCTCGGGGGAAGGAACTCGAGGTGGATGTGCTCTTCGCTCTCCGGCAGGGGCTCGAGCATCCGGATCCCGACGTGCGCTTCGAGTGCGCGCTGTGCCTGGATAACGAGGCGGAGCTGCTGGCAGCGCTCGGATCGCAGGACACTCAGAAGGTCTCCCGGGCCCGCCGGGTTTTGACCACCTTGCGATCGGCGAGCCTCTTCGAGCAGCTGGTTCGCAGGGGAGACGCGGGCTTCGTGCGAGACGTGGTCGCGACGCTCCCGCAGGAGGTGCCGGACGAGGCGCTGGAGGCGCTGCTCTCCCGCTCGGAGCAGGGCCCCGGCCGTTTGACAGAGGCTCTGCTCCCATTGGTGGAGGGGCGTCCCTTCGCGGGGTGGTCCGAGGCCGCCCGGGATCGCTGGAGCTATTGGGCGCGGGTTGTGCTTCCCGGGGCGCCTCCCGAGGTGGCCCTGCGCCTCCTTCGATGGGTGGGTGAGCCACCGGTGGCAGCGGGCCCGGCGCGGGTCTTCGTGGAGGCCACGGCCGAGACCCTCGCGCGAGCGCCCGCGGACGTACGGGCGCGCAGCCTGGAGGACATCGGCTTCTCGCGCTTCCTCGCGCTGGCAGGCCCCCAGGAGGAGCCGCTGCTGAACCAGTGGGCGCGCGAGGCGGAGAGCGGTGCTCCGCTGGCCCAGGCGCTCATGACGCTGACCTCGCGCCTCCAGGACTGGCAGGAGCCGCCGGAACAGGCCGCCCGCGTGCTGAACGCGGTATGGGAAGGCCCTGGACGGCAGGCGCTGCTGGAGCCGCTGAAGCAGGCGGTGCGTGACTGGAGCGGCATTGTCGGCCGGGTCGTGCTCATCGATGCCGTGTGGCAGCGCTTCCACGAGCACCCGGACGAGCGCGCGGATCTGCTCTTCGTCTTCGCCCCGTGGCGGCAGGAGCTGTGGGAGCGGCAGCTCGCGTCGCCAGAGGATGCCGTCACGCGCTTTCAGGCGTGGTGGCATGTGGATCCGGAGGGGTTTGCGCGTCAGGCGGATCTCCTGATGCAGGATGCTCCCGTGGATGAGCTGCCGAGGCGCGTGCAGTGCGTGCTCTCCGCGGCGGCAGACAGGGTGATGCTCCAGCCTCGCACCACCTCCCTGGCCGTGTTCTACGCGGCGGCGGCGCTGGCCAATGCGTTCCGGGCAGGAGCGGACGAGCTCGCTCCGGAGGTCGAGCGCTTCCTGGAGTGGTTCCCCGGGTTCGAGCGGCGCGTGCAGACCACACCGCCCGAAACGACTGACCGGGCACCCCGGCGGGACTTCCTGGAGGAACTGCACACCGAGGTCCGGCTGATGCGCGAGCGCCTCGAAGCGCTGCGCGAGGAGGCGGACCGGCAGTGGCAGGAGGAGCTGCGGCGGAAGGTGGAGGAATCCCGGCGCCGCGACATGGAGCGCCAGGCCCGGGAGGCCGAGAAGGCTGCGGAGGAATCCCGGCGCAAGGCGGAGGAGGCGCGGCGCGTGCTGGAGGCCCAGCGTGCCGAGCAGGCGGCGCACCTCGCTGACACGCTCGAACAAACCTCGGAGCCAGAGGCGGCGACGCGAAAGCTGCGCCCGCGCATCGACAGCAAGTCCATCGACATGGAGATCATCTTTCCGGGCAAGGCGCTCCCCACGCTGCTGGACTACGCGCGGCTGTTGAAGACCCTGGGCCTGGGGGATCCTTTGAAGGCCCTCTCATCGGCGGGACTCGATATGGCCGGTTGGGTCGCCGAGGCCACCGCCTGGGGGCAGGCGCTGACAGGGCGCCTGGAGCTGGGCCTGCGCTTCGGTGAGCTGATGACCGCTCCCTGGGAGTGAGCGGCTCCATCCTCACGGCGTGGGGACGATGATGTCTCCCACGTCGTTGTCCTGATCCGGCAGGACCTTCACAGGATGGGTCGTGGAGGGAGCTCCACGGAGAATTCCCTGCTGGGTTCCTCGCGTGACTTTGAGAAGGAATTCTCCGGGTTGGACGCCAGCGAAGCTGAAGCGGCCATCCTTCCCCGTGCCGCCCCTCCCCATGGTGTTGCGCATGTAAATCAGCGGGTGGTGCACCCAGCCATTCTCCAGCGGTTGCCGCGAGGCCTCATCGATGAGCCGTCCCTTCATGGTGACTCCGGGCGTGACGGTGACCTCCAGCTCCTTCAGCTCTCCTGGCTGCAGCTCGACGGCGACCGTGGCCGCCATATCCTCCGCCTTCACCGCGAAGTGCTTGAGCCCTGGGGCAAGCCCTCGCAGATCGAACCGGTCACCGGTGAAATCGGAATAGTAATTCCAGCCCTCCTTTCGGTCCCCGGAAGGGATGATGACCTCAATGCGTCCCACGGGAATCCCCAACGGGTGGAGGACCCGGCCTCGAATGGCCGCCAGCGCAGGCTGCGCGGAACCCTCCGTGGCCTCTGGGACCTGGCATGTCACGTCATCGCGAGGCTCGCAGGTCCACACCACGGAGGCATGCTCGCCCGCGGCCAAGGTGACGGGTGGGGGCCTGTACCGGCCTCTTTGCGGGAGGGCGACTCCCGGGACATGGGTTCCCGGCGCCAGTGGACCGAGGGTGAACGCGCCGTGCTCATCCGTCACCGCGAGCGCACGGCTCCGGTGAGCCAGGCCCGACGATCCTGCCATGCGGCGCCAGGTCTCCACCTTCGCGCCGATCACCGGCGAGCCATCCTTTCGAAGCATCGTCCCCGAGAGCCGCGCACCCGCGCCGAGCGTGACACGCAGCCCACGCACGCGATCCCCCTCGTCCACCGCCACCGCGTCCAGCACTCCGGTCTCCTCGCCCTGTCGCGAGGACACGGTATAGGTCCCCGGAGGCACATCGATGGCGAAGTGTCCCTCGCCGTCCGTGAGGACTGTCGCGTCATATTGGGAACTGGTGGTGGAGACCTCCGCTCCCGGGGCGGGTGCCCCATCCGCATGCACCACCGTTCCTTCGAGCTGCCCGGACCGAGACAGCTCCAGCGTGAGGCGGCTCTGCGGAATCCCGAAGACTGGGATCTCCACCCGGGCGTAGCCCGAGGCCTGTGCCTCGACGCGATAGGTGCCTGGGGCCAGGCCCGAGAGCATGAACTCGCCAGCCTCGTTGCTCGTGGCCAGGAGGCCCTCGTCCTCGGGGGAGTCGGGCCGTGCCTGCGGTGCGGACATGACGCCTGGAGGCGTCACGAGGATCTCCGCGTTCTCGATGGGCTTGCCCGTCTCCTTCTCCAGGATGAGGCCGGACAGCTCAGCCGCTCGCTCCAGGTTCAGCCGCACGCGGGTCCTCGCAGGCCCCGGGGGCTGCACCACCGTCACATAGCCTGGAGCGAGCCCCTCCGCGTGGACCGTCACGTAATAGCTCCCGGGCGCCACGGGCGGAGTCCACCGTCCATCAGCTCCCGTCACCCCGCTGTCCACACCGATCCACTGCGCCGGGAAGGAGAGGAGCTCCGCAGGCTGCCGTGCGTAGAGCTGCACGGATGCGCCGGGCAGCGGCGCGTCCTTGGAGAGGACCTCCACCACCAGGGCCCCTGCGTGGGACGGCGCTCCCATGGAGCGGGGCGAGTCGTCGAGGGCTCGCTCACCGGACACGGGCTGCGGACGGGCCCGGGACGACGTCTTCGGGCCGCGAGGACCTGGGCGCGTCCGCGAGGCGGGTACCTCGTCTTCTGCGCTCCTCCAGAGACCGAGCCCCAGCAGCAGCAGCAAGGCCATGAGGGCTCCACCCACACCCACGGCCTTCCGGCTTACTCGACGCTCTCCCATGGAGACAAATGTACCGGGAGCCCCACGCCCCACTGAAGACGAGGCCCCCCTGATCCGCGCGCCGCTCAGGCGGTGTACGATGGGAGTGTCATGTTGAAACTCCACGCGAAGAAACTCTGGGCCCTGTGCTGTCTCGGGTTTGCTCTCATGGTGCTGTTCCCCGGGGAGGCCTCGGCCCGGCGCCGGAGGGCCAGCTTCAACGACGAGGTGGATGATCCGATCTGCTACCGGAGCTCCTACGGCATTTGCCAGAAGTGGCGAGTGGAACTGGTGGGCGGAGGTCTCCTCTCGACGAACGGCGCTGCGGCGGTGGCCGGGGCCAAGTTTGGCTACGCCTTGGTGTTGGGGCCGCGGCTGGA is from Hyalangium minutum and encodes:
- a CDS encoding S8 family peptidase, whose product is MRVFTVAKLAVSCMAVSLLTACPKSPTPPDDGKPPGDCPSGVTLTAAQAAQEKFVKVDKPISGEYVVVLKDPAPGVQPKPVAPLAQQLTGKYGGTSFATYENALRGFASKMTEAQAQAMSTDGEVAYVQENQVLTVFDTQSNATWGLDRIDQRDLPLDTKYTSAAQGKGVHAYIIDTGIRISHSEFGGRADVGYDAIGDGQKGNDCNGHGTHVAGTVGGSTFGVAKNVLLHAVRVLSCSGSGSTAGVVAGIDWVTSNRQLPAVANMSLGGGADRALDDAVRRSVAAGVVYALAAGNDNKDACNTSPSRTAEAITVGATTKDDTRATFSNFGGCVDIFAPGHNITSSWNTGDADNKTISGTSMATPHVAGMAALYLGAHPNASPNDVAKALLDNSTPNKVGSPGKCSPNKLGYMGFIGGGTPASTPSSAQ
- the queC gene encoding 7-cyano-7-deazaguanine synthase QueC; the protein is MMKKAVVLLSGGLDSTTCLAMAKAAGFEPVCLGIAYGQRHAVELERARKVVASMGVRDFRVVNIDLRSVGGSALTADIPVPKDRPEKEMSHGIPVTYVPARNTLFLSLALGLAEVVGAQDLYIGVNAVDYSGYPDCRPEFIRAFETLANLATKAGVEGARFHIHAPLSGMTKAEIIHEGVRLGVDYGMTHSCYDPDTQGRACGRCDSCLLRKKGFEDAGVPDPTAYTTEGK
- the ddpX gene encoding D-alanyl-D-alanine dipeptidase; the protein is MLPAAKLVVTLWLSAGEPAVVDATEVIPDLVVDLRYATEDNFLKRAVYPADARCMLLKDTVQRLKKAADTLRPQGYRLKVYDCYRPRAVQYEMWKIMPQPGYVANPKFGSNHNRGAAVDLTMVTTEGGDVEMPTKFDDFTPAAHHGYKGGTEASRKHREILREAMEGVGFKRNQMEWWHYDLPNAKKLPVLDVPFTKPQ
- a CDS encoding MSCRAMM family protein, producing the protein MALLLLLGLGLWRSAEDEVPASRTRPGPRGPKTSSRARPQPVSGERALDDSPRSMGAPSHAGALVVEVLSKDAPLPGASVQLYARQPAELLSFPAQWIGVDSGVTGADGRWTPPVAPGSYYVTVHAEGLAPGYVTVVQPPGPARTRVRLNLERAAELSGLILEKETGKPIENAEILVTPPGVMSAPQARPDSPEDEGLLATSNEAGEFMLSGLAPGTYRVEAQASGYARVEIPVFGIPQSRLTLELSRSGQLEGTVVHADGAPAPGAEVSTTSSQYDATVLTDGEGHFAIDVPPGTYTVSSRQGEETGVLDAVAVDEGDRVRGLRVTLGAGARLSGTMLRKDGSPVIGAKVETWRRMAGSSGLAHRSRALAVTDEHGAFTLGPLAPGTHVPGVALPQRGRYRPPPVTLAAGEHASVVWTCEPRDDVTCQVPEATEGSAQPALAAIRGRVLHPLGIPVGRIEVIIPSGDRKEGWNYYSDFTGDRFDLRGLAPGLKHFAVKAEDMAATVAVELQPGELKELEVTVTPGVTMKGRLIDEASRQPLENGWVHHPLIYMRNTMGRGGTGKDGRFSFAGVQPGEFLLKVTRGTQQGILRGAPSTTHPVKVLPDQDNDVGDIIVPTP